DNA from Alnus glutinosa chromosome 2, dhAlnGlut1.1, whole genome shotgun sequence:
TGCTCTTGTGTATATTTCCTGCTTTAGAAATTTTGTGTTACTGATTAGGGcgtgagagagaagaaagaagagagaagagagaaagaaaggaaaagagaagagaagggaagagaagagagagagagagaggaaagaaaaagaagagaaagaataaaagaatggaaaaaaaaaaatttaaaaaggtcATGTACGGATgtgaatgaaaatgaaaaggaaaatgtaagaaaaagacaaaatttggGAAATGTgagagataaaagataaaagtgaatttatttatttttgactattttatgaattaataacttaaataatatgtatttttgttttaggtattgataattaattattttatttttagggacAAGTGACATAAGCTGAGGCGTGGTAAATCCCCATGGTAGTGGTACGTGAATTTAAAGTAAGtagaattaattaatcaaagaTTTTATGAAAATCATATACCCAAAAGTGAagattttcaaatgaaatgtatttgggtgcatatacatgtgcatatatCTTATTGTAATTGATTCTCACAGTAAATGataaattttgaataaatcatgcaaatagTGAGTCGAGCTATATTTTGATAATGCTAATGCAAAATGTAAGATTGATATAGTGGTACCATTGTAGAATTTATATGTGAAATTTCATAAGTATGAATTGTATTGTTGATTTGGAAAGGCATTGGATTGCCAATGTGACCGatgatatttttatcataaaataTGACATTGAGTTTTCGAGAAGTGGACATTAGCaccttatatatgattgatgaATGATTAATATTGACTGTGAAcatcttgattattatttgaaaacTCCCTATGACATAGTGAAATTTATAAGCTCGGTACCGAAACTATTCCTTGTATGAGGATGTCGACtgtttggatcataaatttTAGGATCGTGCAACTATGTGTGCTATGGAGGGAGAGGCAACATAGTAATTGGTCATGGATGAATTTCTCAGAAATTATATGGGCAATCCTATGGTTAGAGACTCCAAGGAAGGTTGCTTCTTCTTGCCCAAGAAGAGGTTTCAGTCCCAATATGGGGATCGCACAACCCGATCAGATGGGACGAAAATGTTTAACAACGAGTGTATGACATTTGGGAGAtggttttaatatatttgaatcatTGCATTATTTTATTGCTTACAGTAAGAATGGTTATTCACGTGCACAAATTATTCTCGTAGTTATTGAATTCAACAAATGTAACATTTCAtatcttgttttgaaaatattgagAATTGTTTTATTAAGTTATGTGCATAATTCCAACTAGTAAACGGCTCGACATTACTTGATTAATTATTTCCACATATTGAAGTTgctcattatattttatttacatttttcagAGATAGCAAAGACTCTTAATAGAATCGATACTGGGAAAATTTGAGGATCTTGGAGCTTAGTGAAAGGTTGCGTATCTTGGAAAGATTTTTGGTGACTAGTTAGTTGGAAAAATcctacattatttattttttatgtgtagGCTTGATGTATGTTTTGTCAACTTTTTAGAGATATGTAATGGTGTAAATATAATGAAGTGACTTATGGAACTCATGTGGATTATTAGAGATATTTAAACTTTATTTGGGGGTATTAAGattaaatatcttttttataTGGAACTCAGGTGATCTTTAGataatattaattacacgtCAAACGAGTTCTCAAATTATCTGAGAGAATACAAGATCCGACGCCAGTTGACTACTTGCGTATTCGTCTATAGGTCAAATCATATATGTAATTATTGGAATAATTGTTGGAGACTCAAATGGTGGATCAAGACAATTGGCCGAATCCCGCGAAACTTCTCGTTGATCAGTTCGCCTTCGCTCTATTGAAAGGTCTCAATTCCTACGGCGATTTTGTCAACGAATAAGTTTCGGGTTGGATTGACTAACCTAACCCTTAAGGGGGTGGTTCATTCATCTGACCATATACTAGAGCCACTTTTGATTAAGTGCTTGAAGATTATAGAGATGCCCTGGTTAACTTGTTGAAATTATTATGACAGATTCATTTGATAATATTATAAATAGAAAGTATGTTTCCATGCAGATTGTTGGATTGGGGTGTTACATCTCTCCCGGGAGTTCTATAAGATTAAGGAGACACCGTATTATTAGAAGAACACATGTAACAACTAAATGGGATTGGCCGGCCGGAGAATGGATGAACATAACTTTTTTGGGAAAGGATTGTAACTTACTGTATACTCTAGCTCTAATATTGGTTTGTCTCAAGAGATTTTGATTGACATGGTTAATACAACTTGTTCTTTGGTGAATAAACTTCCATAAATCATTCAATTCTTGAATGTTGCAGTACTATTTTTGAGGTATGGTACTTAATTATGTTGATTACTCGTATTAATTTGTGAGTATTTGGTTATCCTTGAGCTTATGAGCGTAGTGGTAAACGTGGATCATGTGCAAAGAAGcatatattgtattttttgtttttagtttgaagtataaaaacaatttttatatgtatttttttatgggATTCATATTTGAGAAGATGTTTTATATAGAGTATACCtgcttattttaaaaaatccaaacaaatgTAGAGTCtcgcatgaaaaaaaaataattagagagagagaaaaaaaaaaatgtcagttGGGGCCACCCCTTCTCCCCTTGGGGtggctgtaattttttttaaaagaaataaataataaattagctTTTATCATTGCAAGTTCGGCATggattttgtcaaaatattcatacaataagaaaagaagaaaaattgtaaacagtattttatattttaaggagtgaattatttgttaatatatttacatgttaaaaaaaaaaaaaaaaaaaaaaaaacaaaaacaaacaaatatcaCCTAGAATACAGAGCATTCCTAGGTTTTGGTATTTTTAACCATGCAAAACAATTAACCCATTCAAAAGATGAGGTGATGAGATCATGACCCTGTTTAATaactcccctcccctccccttaaagcattcacagtgggttatgtaaaacccactgtaaatctataatagataagaaaacaccaaaaacacacCTCCATCGGCTTCGCTACTCTTATGCTAGTTTAGGTTTCTCTTCCATTTGTGTACAGTGTAACGCCAGATGTGGCGTTACATTGTGCACAaatgtattgttattttattgtttctttctctctcactctctcacaatttccgtctctctctctaagtTCGTCTTCTCCGGCCACCCCTCTCAACGTGCCTTTTGTCTCCAGAATCAAAACTCACGGCGGCGACGATCAAGTTCCCGGTTGAAAAGGCCGGCCTGCCAAAAGGACCACCACCGTCGAATCGTTCGGCTTCAACGAAGCCTCGCTTCCCCAACCCAGCCCCACGAGCGGCGATGATACAAGCTCAGCAGGCAAAGAAACCCGTGGCCAATTGGGATTTGGGAGGATGGGTACGGGTTGCCGATTTTTTGGAAACTTTTGAGTTTAGGCGTATGGGTTTGGGTTGCCGATCTTTCGGAGTTTTCTGGTGGTCTGGTGCGGTGGTGATGGTTGCAGTCTGTCTGGTGCGGTGCTGATCTCATGATGGTTGCTGGTTGTCAGGTGCGGTGGTGATGCCGTGATGGTTGTTGGTTGTGTGTAGAAGTGTTTGTGGGTCAGTGTGGTGTGTAGAAGTTTCCGGTGATGATgtgttttatttggtatttttttgtgaagatttattattaaaattgattattttaataaaatagagaagaagttTAGATAAGCTGATGGAAGAAAGTGTTGAAAAGTAGTTAGCTAAATTAGTAAAAGTGGGTTTTCGTTAGTTattatagataaaattttacacaAGCCGATGGGAAAGCTCTTATGGGGGGAATTTTTTTGTTGcgttaaaataaaaagtgattgatgtgatataaagtaaaaataatttatatgaaaaagtgaagaaaaaaaaatgatataaaaagtaaaaaatattaagaatgttttaaaattaatgtttttttagaaagataaaaataaaggaaTGAGGTTATTAAACGGAGCCATGTCTAATACTAATGATGAAATAGTACAAAAGCACCACCACTATATGATTATATCTAGCTATTTGGTAAAGactttttatgtaaatttttttgtttgaataataatgagtgattgatgtgatgtaaagggaaaagaaaatttaatttttttataagaaaaaaaaaagtttggtaatagaaaaaaagaaatagaagtgcacttttttgaaaaagaaaaagaaaaaaaaaaaaaaacagggaaGTGTGTGCTGCCAAACAGATATGATATCGATGTCTTCCCTTTTGTCTGTGGCTGAGTCTAGTTAATTATCATGAATATTACAAAATAGAAACATGTGTCCTGTGTCCATGCAACAGGATTACCACATTCTTATTCCTCTAATGACAGTAAAGCATGCATGTTCAGGGTCTCGTTAACAGGTGCCTTAAGGGCACATTTTAAAGAGTGTTAAATGTTCAAttattagatatatataatGCACGTAGGTCATAGTTCATAATTAATCACCTTAATGGACCTGACTTGCTTCAGGGATGACTCCAGTTGACGCTCAATCTTCTCAAGATCGTTTGTGTTTAAAGGGCCCAAGTCTTCCCCAAGAAGGTTTCTGGAGGACCAAGGAGAAATGTTTCGTGAATGAATGCACTTATGTGGCAGCTGAACTGCTCATAAACAAAAGATGCAAAAATATTGCTAATCccatccttttccttttcttttcttttttccaattcaaaaaaaaaaatcatccaacTCGAAGTTTTTGGAGAAAACAGTACTGATCaatgtaattaatttttctaaataGTAATTACCTCTGAGTTCGTTGTAAGGACTCAAACCTAGTTTTCAGCTTCAAGTACTCCCGATAGCTGCTCTGCTATACATCACATGACAACAACGATCGATATGAAAATCACAAAACTGAGGCATGGTCCATTGCAGAAACAAAATACCAACTTCATTTTATGCCATAAACTAGCTAGACATGGAAAAGAGATGACCTTTATATTTGCCACATTCCAACAGTCACACAACAAGCCTAAAGAGCAGTAGATACAGTTTCTATAACACTAAAACTTTGTCATCAGCATACTGATGATTACTGCAAAGTCAGTTATATAAGTGCTAGAGATAGAACAGTTAAGCTACCTCGAGCTCCTTGCCAGGTCTGTTGACTTCCACCGAACCATAACTGCTTTTTTGGTACTTTTCAAGTGTTTTGAGCATGCTATGTGGATACAATAAAGAGAAGGAAATCAGGATGATCAGGGACATAAATTATGATTAAATCTAGTTGTCATAACAATTTTAATCCATGCACCAATATAATCAAGCTCTAATGTCATTTCACGTAAGCAACATTGTATTCTTTTTTCATCCAGAAAAAAAGGTAATATTTTGATTTACTGCCAAAAACATGAAGCAAAGTAATAAACACTATATATCCGTACTTCCTGATCTATGTAAATGGTACACTAGAAGTTGAGAGTTACGAGTGGAAAGATTGAGGGAAATACAGGCTAAGATTCATGCCAATCTATCTCTTGATATCTTTTGAATGAATGTTaaaacatgcatgcatgggCTTGTTTGCGTGCATCAGTGGGAGCATACActaaacttcttcttcttcttacattttctttgcttttctttaAGTGTTGTAGTATGATGGTGAGGTCTTGTCAAGGAGTCCAGCTGAGAGCAAGCATGGTTCCCGTACACATCTACTGTGGACACTATAGCTAGTGAGGTATATAGTACGTATCCTGTAGTTGAGTTCTTCAAGGGGCATATTTCAAGTTCTCTAGGGCATTGGAGCTGCTGTAGAGATTCTTTTGAGTAGGCAGGAAAGTTTTCAAGCTCTACTTGGTAGACATTATCAATTTTTACAAGAACAGATAGCCTTTTCCGAACAAAAGGTTATCAatgttgacaagaattgggAAAACTAGTACGTTTATGTGGCTGGTGGAGAGTTATTTATGAATGCTGACGCCTGACGGAAAGCCAATCTCTAGAAAATTATGCCATGCTAATTCTCTCTTGCTATTCATTTGATAAAGAATGTCTGAACTTGAAAGATGGCAAGTTCTAAAATGTTGTTTGCTGAACAACtaaattgatttgaaaaagcTGCAAACCCTGAAATGAAAAGATGTCTTCGAGTAAAACTCTATGAGTAGTATTCATAGAACTAATTCTCGTGCTGTTTTTGGTGTAAACATCATCATCAATCATTATATATCACTATTTCTTAATGAGCTCCAACTTAAAAGGTTCCTCCTCTTACCCATAAGAATGGAATAGATGGTGATCAAGTCGTGGATTTGTATAGATTATAACAAAAGGGAACTACACCATGTAGTTTGTAAAGGATGTCAATAGAAGAAGATTGATTCATTTCATGAAGTTTTCAATGTGACTAGTTCATACTGTGAAGTTATATTaatctcaatatatatagaCTTGATTTGTACAAAAGGCTAGGTGTGAAGTTGTCTTCTAGGCCATAGCATGATGATGTATACTGAGATCCTGCTACGTACGCTAGGATATGCTAATCAGCGAAGATGCTAATGCATCTTAGATGCTGCGGTGTGTCATGCATATTTGGAGGGAGAGAAATCAACTCAACATCTTAATAAATGATCTGTTGACAGAACCACCACttaaattcaaatattttaCCAATATTATGAACTTCTTATTCTTATCTGGCTATAAATgcacgtcttttttttttcttttttttttttggatgagtgGTAATATCGTAAATGAACATTTTCGTTCTTGTGGTGACCTATGAGAATCTGTTTGGACCAGAAATCCATGAGTACTCATGATACTTTCGAAGTATAAACCCCCTTTCAAGTGATCGAATAGAAGAATCCTTAGCCCTATTAATATCCATTACTCCTACATCAACCATGGATACTTTTAATCCTAaatccccctcccccccccccccccccccccccccccccccaaaaaaaaaaaaacaaccaccaAGCTTCTTCATAAAAACCAAGCTAAAATACTATATTACTTCTAAAACATGATCTCATTTAAACAGACGTTTAGTTATTAGTACGTGCAAAGAAAGGAGCAATAACTTAAATTGACTTGTTTAAATTAATTGCACTTAAACAAAATAGTCCTACGGCTACAAGGTAAAGAATTAAGTATAATTCCCTGGTCATCACTTTTAAGAAAGgggaaagaaattaaataaaaagtcaCAGCTTAaccaataatattttaagtGAATGCTTCGTTGAAATATGTGTCGTTACGGATTTGTTGAGAACATAATAACGCAAAAGAACTTTCTCTGGCCATGCCATTTAAATCTGATCTCTATACAAACCCCAAAATATGGTACATGTACATGATCTCAGGCTTTTGGACAAGTTTACagcgatctctctctctctctctctctctctctctctctctctctctctctctctctctctctctgtgaaaaTTGACACTTGGGTCGCAACAAGTTCTTTCCAATTCCAGGTGATCTACTAAACTTCATGCAATGTCAGTAATTATCAGAAAGAGACTTTTTTAGAGGACCTAGCTAGGAATAATAAGTAATTATCTTTTTAAGGAAAAGGCCAGAAAATCTGGGAAAGAACTAGATAGGTAAACAAAATCTAGATGGTGTTGTTTGAAATTTAGGtcacatatatgatatatacaTAATGAAACATGTGAGTGAAGGtaagaaattaaactaaacataCGGatctttttatgaaaaaaacAGAAAGCTGTAGGCATGCTTCAGATCTCATAGTGCAATATttcccattaaaaaaatatggtgTGAGATCAGACGTAGAAGATCAGATCAACAACTAAAGTTAAAAAATCACAAACTTATCTACTACTGAACCTTGGAAACGATAAAGAATCATGAAACTGACATTCCGAAAAAACtgaaatataaaatcaaaatacagagagagagagagagagtgagtaaAGGAGTAGAGAGTGTGTGACAGGAGGTTCACTGTAGaagaaaatcaatcaaacaagaAAAAGCAAACAGATCCTTCACATCTGTAGGGACGAAAAGAGAATTTACCTAGAGCTGCTACAGAACTCATAGAGCTTGCCACGGTTGGAGAAGATGATGAGGGCAACCTCAGCATCACAGAGAACTGAAAGCTCATAGGCTTTCTTCAGAAGCCCATTCCTCCTTTTTGCAAACGTGACCTGCCTGTTTATCTTGTTCTCTATCCTCTTCAACTCCACTCTTCCCCTCCCCATATCCTAATTATCCCCAGAccctttctttccctttttctatatatataaatataacaaaagaaaaaaacctttctttttcttgttttctttttttcttcttctagtgTTCTGCTCTTTAACCACCTTATGAAAAACAAGAGGAAGTTTGGATTCTgaaaaccctagagagagagagatagagagagttTTGTGTATTTGGGTGTCTTCTATCTCTATCACATGGCCTTTTAAACCTCAGGTTCTGAATCTACACCACACATTGAAATGTAGTTTAGGGTTGGTGTTGTTTCTTGTTTCATAAAACCTGTTTTTCTTCTTCGCcttgcttttcttttgtttgaaaatgtaTATCCCACTTGTAGTTGGGGCGCGTGGTCACCAAACCTTCTTGACTTGAAGGATGACCAGCAGCGACATCCACGTGGGCAGCATGGATGCTATCCGATAGGAATAAAAGCCTCGCAAAATTTGAAAGTACGTTACTCAAGTCAATGGCGCGTGGCAGATGGCGATGCTGAAATAATTTCTGATGTAATAAATGATCTTTTTTGTGAGTTCTATACAGTCTACAAACCTATCAGAACGTCGTCACCTTCCTTAAAATGGATCGTTACGTGTCGCCTCCTTACAGGCTTGCAATCGCCATCAGCCCATCACGTTGAGTTATTCTTGTCTATCTTTCTTATTTTCCCAGATATTCGTGTGACCACAATGCCCCTGCATGATTAGCTAATTACAGGTAAAACACCTAATTAAAAAGTGCTTTGAATACTCATCTTACAATATAAACTCTATGAGATTTTAGATAATTAAAATACACTTTTTGCTTGTTTagctaattatttttaaaattatcctCCAACCGAttatttagatttttatttattttattaaaataatcattttttttttattgggttaAAAACCTCTCTCCATTGTGCACTTAGAAATTTTTGGACCGTCCTTCCTTTCCAAGTTGCTCTCTCTAGGGCCTCCAGCCCATCGTTTTAAGAGAAAATGCTTAACCGTAGTGTTTCTTTGACCCACTACAGTTTAGagcttcttttccttcttcttgttATCTAGATTGGGTACGagatttcaatttctttttgctCTCTTCTTTGACTGGAATTTTTCTTGgaatttatctctctctctctctctctctccaaagccTCCAATGGCTTCCTCATTGACCAGGGAAGATTACAGCAAAGCTGGCAGAGCAAGCCGAGCAGTACGAGGAGATGGTGGAGTCTCTCCCATCGGAATGTGCCGTCGATTGAGCAAAAGGAGGAGGGGCGGTGTCTCCCCTGTTGGAATCCCGAAGCTGCCACAAGAGAAAACCTAGAGAAGAACGCGcgcagagaagaagaagaagaagaaggaatctttgagagagagaacggaagaaaaacaatataatattgATACATATATGAACAGTGTCACGCTCCATGTGGCGTGACACTGTTCACAAATGGAGATTGGATCTACTCTGGCGTTGGGATACATAATTGGATGGAGTGGTGTTTTTGTGAGTTTCTTATCTATTATAGATTCACAGTAGGTTTTACATAACccactgtgaatgctctaaaaaattctctattttcttatatatatatatgatctacGTGATACAACTCCGAAGATTTGCATTAGGATCCTTGAACTGGAAAGGATCCAGTTTGTTGTAGtgtaggggtatttttgtccaaaaaatgtgaaaaaataaaaatgtcctTACATTTATAACTAATGGAGAGGATTCGTTTCCCAAAAATTTAAAGTGAAAGGACATGAAGAGAGGGTCTAcaagtttaaaaaaagaaaatcttataTAGACTCAAGCAATTATCGATATCcaattttgaaatgaaagttTTGGTGCAACACCTTATACATTGGGAATAAGAGTTTCTAGAGATAGAAATTCGAGATTGTTATACTTTGATCATGAAAAATTTCTGGAAAACTTGATTAAGAGGTTTGAGATAGATAAATCTAAACCTTTAAGCACACCTGTTTCCACAGGTCAAAACTTAAGCAAGAAAATGTGTTATCAGGATGagacataaattgaaaaaaatgaaaatagtccCCTATGCCCAGATTGTGAGTAGACTCATATATGCCATGACAAGCACAAGGTTTGATATTTGTCATGCGATATGATTGATGAGCAGATATCAGTCCAATCTAGGGAGGAGACATTGGCAAGTGATAAGTAAAACTTTTAGATATTCGCAAAGCAATCAAAACATGGCTTTATGTTTTGGATTAAGTTGTAACGCctcgaatttgagcctgcaaattcgtaagcagaaacctccagttttcacatgacattactacatcagagataaactctcgcagcagaatatattttttcttcttctaaagacttaggaattgatagcttaacacattagagctgactgaaatacctcgatgcgtttattaaaagttacttaggtttatcctTACaagccatatgcacactaggtgcatcaaaattaatgCAACATGCAGCacttaagcatataacataaaacgtgtcaaacatgacatcgttatacatatttacatgccataaaacaaaacacacataaatacgaCTAGCAATTTCTAAGCTGGCACATATTActagtaactatgcaaatatgacgttatcatatttgtatagacaaacaagtgagtcatacATTTTCacatctaagttaccatcaacctaaaacagttcataaagaatgcaaatgcaAGGGTTGTAtaaatatgcatcgtagtaatcatttagtttggtattttatgatcatctttcttcaggcctctcgttctaggttatctgaacccgttcacatCCGTTgtctcacacttaaagtcttacctgtttttactggaatcttACTGGTTCCAGCATTAGCTATATATTACGACTTTGGACTGTTATTACACAGTCCACTGATAGCTACAACTTTCCAACtcttttattattgattttggaTCCGGTAGCTACAATATGAAATGCATGAACAAACAcccatgcaatgaacacacaccacacaatcctaatgaaacatagaatcatcctcagtaagtacatccatacttactctctaCTTCATGTAGTTCCTTAGACTtattttctgcatataaatgcattcacacaataatatatatatatatatattcaattatctatcaaacaaattattgtttatagaccatcatctctttatatttagtattatccatcacttcattatgtttgaaacGTTCacttataataattttaaaaccttagttcataatttgatgacgaggttatatgaccaataccaccaaatatgaacttaaaatatttaaaatatataataagaacaagaagagtaaatacgatcaactcatgaagtcatgaagACAATCAAATGTAAAAGGAAatgtaaatacgatcaactcatgaagttatgaggacaatgaaatgtaaacagaattataaatacaatcaactcatgaagtcatgaggacaataaaatgtaaaagaaaatataaatacgatcaactcatgaagtcatggggacaatgaaatgtaaaagcagtttatattactttttaatttaattcttttatctcttaagcttattgggtctttaaacaactcataaaaacaagaaatgaaatcaaatagtaagaatGAGATGCCAAGTGGTTCATAAGATATTTCTTTGAAAGTTTCACGTTCAAActatattttttgagtttttggactCGATATAGCGGAAGTGAATTAAACACTTTCTTAGGAATATTCAAGAAGTCACTCCATAAATCAAAATCACTTACCaagttgatttggagagaaaaccTTTAAGAATACCAAAGTGAtcgtgtggtagaaggagagaa
Protein-coding regions in this window:
- the LOC133861182 gene encoding agamous-like MADS-box protein MADS2; protein product: MGRGRVELKRIENKINRQVTFAKRRNGLLKKAYELSVLCDAEVALIIFSNRGKLYEFCSSSSMLKTLEKYQKSSYGSVEVNRPGKELEQSSYREYLKLKTRFESLQRTQRNLLGEDLGPLNTNDLEKIERQLESSLKQVRSIKTQDMLDQLSDLQNKEQLLLEANRALTIKLDEISSRNHLGQTWEGGEQSMSYNPQSAQSQGFFQPLDCNPTLQIGYSASSSDQITATTHAQQVNHGFIPGWML